GCAGGCAGGGGCTAGGGGGTTGCAGGGACGAGCAGCGTTCAAGGTGCCATACCAGTCTTGATCGGCAaagcagggagggagaaggCACCCCTGtgccttcccttttttttttttgcaatgctTGCAGGCTCTGCCCTCGGCCATGAGCTCCCCAGCCTGCGTCCGGCCTCCTTGCTCCAAGTCCTGTAAAAACAAGCAGTTCCCTATTCAGGGCGGAGGCTATTTTTTGACTTCCTGGAACATTTGAACTAAGCAGCTTGCTCGCATCAGCGCTGGCTCACTAAAGGTCAGCTATTGACAGACGgcggggctgagctgcagccccaggccCCGCTCATCCCTCTGCAGGGGCGATGCTCTGGGGCCGCCCCCTGGCACCACTCCCGGCTGCAGGTCGGTTTCTGGCAGTGACGATGGGGACCAGGCCATCAATCTAGTCACAGCCGTGCCCCGGCCTCTGTCCCTGGTATTGAGGTCCTCAAGGTTTACTTCAGCCCATAGCTCTCCATTGGAAATGgtcacagtgctgcagctctttgTCAGGCTTTTGGGAGCAGCCCATGCAGAAGTGCCTTACAGACTTGCCTCTGCTCCTTTAGCGTCACGGAAAAGGTTgggttggtggttttttgtttttttttttaagttatatttATTTCATCCCATTTTAATTGCACAAAACACTAAAACTTAATGCATGGAATCCCTGTTGTTttaactgttttcagtttttaaaccATCCCTTTTCCAGCTTTGGAGAAAGGATTTGAACAGATATGCTTAGATATGTACCAGTTATCGCTGTACTTTAGCTCTGAGTTgctcttatatatatatatattaatttttaagcCTGTTTATAAACCAGATCCCTCACTTGGTGGCTTCAGAAGAAGCGGACTGTTTCTCTCAGATGCTGTTCCTGGAGGCCGGGATGGTTGTTGTGAGCTGCTCCCCACTCCCACCTCCCCTTTGGACCATTGGGTAACTGCTCTGGAACACCAACGCACAGTGCCTGTACCAAACTCCTGTAACGTTCCCAATAAAGGCCTATGGGAAGCAGCCTCTGgcatggctgtgtgtgtgtacagCTCGCAGTAGGGCTGGGTTTGCTGTCCCTGTGAGcactcagcctggagaacagaccCGgcagcacttctgctgctcACCGCAGGAGTCCTGAAGCCAACTGTGGGATGACTTTTGCTTAGGGACATGAAAGCTCTTTGTATCCAAAATAATTCCTAGTAGCACAGAGCTGACTCTGCTCTAACCTCCCCCAGCGGTTTCGGGTTTGCTGcgctcctgcagccctgctgctgccccctggtgctgtgctgggactTTGGAGGGCTTCCAAAGCAGCTTCCAAACAAACCGAGCTGCACCCCAAAATGCAAACCTTACGGGTCAGCAACGGCATCTTAATTCTGTTCCACAGAAACCTCCACTCATGCTGCCTGTCTTCAGGTTATTCTTGTCTTAATTATCTAATTAGGTAGCACCTGTGAGAATGAACATCCTATAAATCCACTTGTGGtgggggtgctgtggggtgtgTGTGGTTCAGTTGCTTGGGGGCTGGGCTTCCTTGAGGAGCTGCTTGGCTCTCCCACAGCCCTAAGCTGAGCCTCTGGGATGGGAGGAGGCATCAGGTTAAAAGGCTTCAGTTCCTGCCATGTAAGCAAAGCTAACTAAGTGAAGGTGGAGAAAGGCTGGGGAGAAAGCAAGCTTTGTGGCTGTGTGAGGTCTTGCAAGTTCTTTGCTGGAGCTGCAAAGCTGAGCTTCCCTTCCATCTGTGCGTTGCAGCAATCCTGGGTGTGGAGAGCCCTCATGGCCCTCCCTGCATGTGAGGAACTATGGAGCACAAGGGGAGGTTGCAGCTAAGGCAGAGAGAAAGCCACAGGAGGTGCCTGCTGTATTTGTTCTCCAGAGATATAAGCTAAGTTTACTGCCAATGCTCACACAAAGCAGCATCTCCTTGGAGaatcctatcctatcctacaAGGTAGGAAGAATCTCTAAGAATCTCTGCTGGTTCATGAAAAGTTACTGACTGTAACTTTAGGCTTGAGAGTGTTTTAGGTGAGTGTCCACTTTCATCCCTGTGAGCACCATTTAGAGTGGAACTGCTGTGATAGCTAGCTATTGCCTGGTGGGGATCTCAGGGTGGATGGGCCTTGCACAGAGGACAGTTAGGGCTGTTCTGTGAAGTGTAGTGGGCTCTATATGGTGGGGGTGCTGTACTGAAGAGGACACTACAGAGTGGGTAAGCATTACAAGTGTGGGGAGTTGTATGCGGGTGTGAGCACTGCTTGCCAGGTGGATGTTACTTGGAGGGCAGTTGGCAGAAGTACTGCACTGTCTGCATACGTGGTACTGTATGAGCTGACCTCAGGTGGCCCCAAGGATATCCCATACCATGTTGCATCTTGTTGAAGAAACTTTTAAAgctgaggagagctggctgagGGCGGCTGCTGCTCAGGGGTGGGCTGGTTGGGTGGTGAGCAGTTGTGCTGTGCTACTTGTTTTGCAAACACACACTGTCATTAATACATTAAGACTTCTGACTGCTTTCCTATTCGGACTGTGCACCATCCTATCGAACTCCACCTGCTGGATGATCTCCATACAGCAGGCTGAGAGAAGCTTTATTGCATCAATACACCGCCTAGATACAGCAATAAAGTTGTTGGAATGATAGACTTAGTTTTCACTCTTCTCCTTCCCACAGTCTGTCAGTACTACAATCAAGTGAAATTATCTGGTAAACTATGTTTTCATTAACGTGTCAGGTTATTGGGCCACGTTCATAACACTCCCCAACTTCCAGCCTCTAAAAGTAGATGTACAAGTGGTATAAAGTACCTTGTAACTCTGAAAGAATACCAACTCCAGAGAATGCCAATTGTAAGCTAAGGCAGTGATGGTTTGATGGTTGCACTAAATGGTCTTAATGGCCTTTTCCAATgttcatgattctatgactctaatGAAGGTGAAGCCCATCTGCGTGCCACTTGAGTTCTCTGCTTGCTACTCTTTTCAGCAAACTTACTCAAAGTGTGATTGATTCTGATAAAGCTGGAATGAAGTATCAGTATTCTGATACTGATATGTGGATACCCTCTTTTACTTATGTACAGAAATAATGACTTCTGTCTTTGCAAGTGGAGGGAGAAGTAAGTGAATTTGTTTGCAGGTGAAAAGTAACAACTCAAGATTATTTTACACTACAGAACTTAGTCACTTCATTTTATACAAGTTAAACATTGAAACGAAAGCTGACAGTATATTTTCACCCTTCATTTCCAACTAACAAAAAACATATCAAGTTAGATCTGTGTATTTGCTGATGTATGTATTTGATGATGTTGTATTTGATGTTCATATGAAGAACAGTACTTGGTGACAAATCTATTTATTATGATCCACCATCTTTTAGGAATAATTTGAAGATAATACAGAGTGATATACACTCAAGACTTGCCAATAATACTTGGAGCAGTCTGTGCTACTGAAATACTGGGAAAGGAGTTAATTTGAGAACAGTAATTTAATCAAATAGGGAGAGCATGTACTACTTAGCATACTGCTCAAATATTtctctggggggaaaaaaaatgaccacCATTTTACACAACTAATGTAGCAGAGGCATGCAGATTATCACTTCAAAATGTAACAAAGTAAGCGAAGGATACCTGCACTGACAAGTTTTATAGGAGCTcaaaaacaacttttatttcTCATGAAGAAGTTTATCTATTTTTGCCAGATCTCCCAATGAAACTGTTGCAGAACCTCTCTGTGCAGGTTTCGCctaggaggaaaagaaaacagaaggatgatCACTTAAGATATTTTATAAAAGTCCTTTTAAAGCGTAAGTCATTTAAAATGCACCTTCAGGCAGAAAATAGTTGAGCTTCACATTACCTGTGACTCGTGGAATTTCCATCCAATCATGTAGAAGATCTGAAAAGTGGCAGGTACTGAGCCATCGCTATTGCCATACATCTCTGccagacaaagaaaatacagacaACAGCAGTATTAGCAAATGATTCGTTTCCCAAACAGCAGAACTAAGCACGGCACATTCATCATAATGGATTGTGGGGAAAAATTTGGGACAATAATAGTATCACATACTGATATATTAATGAAGTTCAAATTGCCACtaattaagattaaaaatatatatattaagagagtatttttttttagagagggcagagaaaaagacaagatGTCATTAGTCATTTCAGGTTAAATCCTCACCTATTAAATACGTACCTTGGTATATTGCTGCAGCTGCCAACATTGTGTCCCTGTGTAGCAGAGGTTTTCTATTCCAAGAGCAATTACTTTCTCCCATAcctaaaaatatgttttagctttaagaaaaagaagatacagCATATACCATGAGtttcatgcagatttttactaACCAAATAACTACAGCATCCTCTGAATCTCACTGTAAGAGTACAATCTACAGCAGCAAAGATTCTTACCTTCGTGATTCAAAACCTCTTAATGCCAATGCTTTGCAATGAACTGTTTGTATTGCTAGGAATGATTTTAGATTATTACTTTTCAGCCAGAGGCTTCAAGCATTTTGTTTCTCTAATATAACTTCTATCAAGCACCCAGTGCAAAGTGTTTATTGAGAgataccactttttttttttccccaaataggtaataatgaaaataattaccCCAGAAGATCTAATCCACATCTAATATTATACAACTCTCTTTAATCACTTACTGCATCCCAGCATTTCTGCAGGGAATGGAAGTCCTGTTTTCATTAAGGAATTAACTCCACATCTCAGGAGATGATCCTTGACTTGTTCCATGACTACTGACTGCATACGAACAACTACTTCGTAATTCATGACAGCTGCATTTATAATCCTGTCCTAATTGTTAAGAACCTCAATTTGTTTGTTCTCCTGCAGACTCAAGTCTGTGGGCTTATCTAGTCTTGCTCCACAGCACTGTCCTGAGCATCATGTTACTTAGGCTCACAGAAAAAGTCATTATGTTGGATGTAtgcttctgtcttcctttcaAGATTTTTCAGCAGCTTATGCAAAGAACAGGAataaaacagaaccagaaaacTCACAGGAGACAAATTACAAATCTTTGACTCTGGCTTGCCAATGGGGATCTGCTGATGAGTTCACTGTCCTGACTTCCTagatatcagaaaaaaagtaatgcttccaCTACTACAataagctttatttatttatatgctgATAGACTTCAGAAACAAACATCTTCTGTATACTTGCCTTGCAAGTCTTCCATAACCTCAAACAACCCTGGATAGTTTACTTGAATTTCATCAGTATCCTAAAAGAATTCAAAGGCTTAATTTTAGAACATATCAAATTTAGACCATAGCATTATGTTAGCTTTCAGTGCTGGCCACTTCTGCTCAGATAGAATATTACTCAAAAAATACACTCaatatttctgaagaactgTTTAACAGCTTAAATACAATCAGGTTTTAAACAAAGTGCTGTTAGTTTCTTCTGAGTTTTAGAAGAAGCAGCAAGGGCATCATAAGTTCTTTTAAGTAAATGAAACATACTCTGACACCCTTGCCCATACAGACTCTCGTGGGCCACTAGCTAAAGATACATTTCAGTTGGTTTCTTTAATCACTGCACAGCCAAAAACGGAGCAGTCCAGGCTATTTCAGAAACTTATTCAGCTAAGTGCACtacatgcaaaagaaaggaagcactGTTACTAATGCACCTGACATAGTAGCTCTTATACACCTGCAGCTCTGAAATTCTGGATTATTCTGattgttcttttatttatagTTACCACAGTCAAGGTGTTAAACCCAGCTCTTGACAGGAGATGTCCCAGATCTGACACAGCAACAAACGGGGACACATGAGGAGAAAATCCCCCTTCTCTCTCCAATTCTGctagctgcagagagcagcgAAGCTCATACAGGGTGTCTCCCCCAAACATTGCACCAATGAAGACTCCATCTGGCTTAAGAACTTGGTGAATctacaaaacagaaggaaaaagaaactacTGTGCTGTTAATACCAATTAAATTCctgggtgttttttttaaatgaacttaAAGCAATTGTTATAATGGCTCcagtacatttttaatattgacACTATTCCACAAAAGGAGCTACAAAAAATCTTTTGGTAACGTTGCAAGATATATCATCTCTTCAAAAAAAGAGACCATCTGGTCTTAAAAAGAGTAAATTCCTGGAAATTACATTCATGGGAAACAAGAAATGCACTGCTGATCTTGGGTAAGACTACTTTTAGAAAGAAGCTCCTAAAATGAAAACCTCAACTGACTTATTTCCAAAAAGGTAGAGCTTAAGATACTTCTTTCACTGCCTTCTTCGGCAGTGAAAGTACTTCATGAATGGCTTAAGAGATATACAGATTTCCAATAGTGGTTTTTGCACTTCTACAAGCACAACAGAGTAGCGTCATTCTTGTTATGGTCAAGCAATATAGCTTGAAGAACAGCAATATAGCAACTCAAGTGCCAGACTGACAGGCTGCTTTCCTGACTAGTAAGACCATGCCGCTTTCCTAGCAAGGATGTCAACAAATTCAGTGCCTTTTTTGTGAAGCACTGGCAACAACTGCTGGCTGAGAGACAGGAGCCATGTTACATATCCCAAGCTAACAAGGAAAAGCCTCAATTAATTTACCTCGCTTACTCATTTGACACAAAAACCCTTCCAGTTGGTTTTCAGTGCTACCTTTACCTAcgctaaaaggaaaaaaaaaaaatcctttaattaATCAGTAAGAAATTTAAGCAGTTGAAAAGAGTTTCCATTACTTAAATCCAGGGGTCCAGAAGCACAAAATGAGCATTCAAGATGGACATTGGCCAAGACCCCcattttttttgccctttttggGACATCATAATATGTCAGTTATTTTTACTGTggtaaaaatatttgtcagacTATGTAATACATTACGGTCTCTACTTTTCCTATTTCATAACAGGGTACTCCTTTTCGTACAGAGAGGTGACAGGATAGCGCTGCTCTGACTGACATGTCTGAAATAAAGGAGGAAACCAAACAAGACGAAGATATTCCTTGCTCTTGCTCCAAAGGCAGCCAAtttgaaaagcagcttttacCTGCAGTAAGGAGTTTGAATAATCCCAAATCTGATTTCTTCCATAATGTTTGCAGTTTCTCCTCCTCAACAAATATTCACTTCTCTTAAGAATCTAAAAGCCTTTATCTGGTTCAAgctgtatttcaaaacaaataccTAAGGTAAATGTGGAGTACAAGTTCCCAGAACCAGGTCTGGACTAGTTTGGTTTAGAAAACTACTAAGTGCAACAGACAACAAAATCAACAGCATTGCCTCAGTTTACATTAGTTCTTATGATCTCAGCTGTTGTGACTGTGAAATACTATACAAacatgttttgttgttatttatcCTAAATTGAATTGAGACAGCAAGCTAACAGAAGCATCAACTGATACGCCTCAAACTGACAGAAAGATTACAAAAAATAGTTGAGTGTAACACGAGCTATTTATCAGGTAGGAAGTGGTCAGAGCTTTGAGTGTGAGTAATAataagtgttgtttttttatttaaaaagttgtattaaaaaaaaaattctcaccTCTCTAAAAGCTTTTGGAAGGTCATTCACCCAGTGTAAACTGAAATACCAGAAATGGACATTTTGTAATTGCATAATGAAATTTGGGGGAAggcaaaaaaatatatgttataCATAATATATACGTACAGGTGTTAAATTAACAAACAAGTTCTCAGCCTGCCAAAGTTCTGAAACTCTCACAGATGAAGCATGGTGATACTGAATGAAAACATAAGTTCATATACATAGCTAAGAGGTTGCTGTGTTGGCTTTTTTAAGGACTTGAAAAGCTGCAAATCAATTAgtcaaaatacaagaaaaagagaTGTGTGCATGTGTTCTCATAGAATGTTATGGATCAGAAGGGACCTCCAAGCCCATCCAGCCCCAACCCCagccgtgggcagggctgctccccaccagctcagctgcccagggcccatccaacctgccactgagtgcctccagggatggggcaccacagctctgggcagcagtgccagggcctcaccaacCTCTGAGCAAAGAATTGCTTCCTAACATTTAACCTATCCCTGCTGTTTAAGGCACTGATTTTCTAACATCaatgtgggaaaaaataaataaataaataaatatatatatatatatatgtatgtatgtatgtaaatgAAGTGTAAATAAGCAATCACCTCAAGCTGCTCACAACAAGATCAAACGTGTCTTCTTTGAAAGGCAGGAACTCCTCATCAGCGACCACGCTGACTGTGGGGATTTCGGACTCCACAGTGCTTTTCTAAGGTCGGGTTCAGGATAAAAAGCATCACCAGAAATGTACCTGCACACCTGCCGTGATGTTTCTGCATCACGGCCCCGAAGCGCTTCAGCCCTCACAAGGCTACT
This genomic stretch from Meleagris gallopavo isolate NT-WF06-2002-E0010 breed Aviagen turkey brand Nicholas breeding stock chromosome 2, Turkey_5.1, whole genome shotgun sequence harbors:
- the NDUFAF5 gene encoding arginine-hydroxylase NDUFAF5, mitochondrial isoform X2 translates to MFGGDTLYELRCSLQLAELEREGGFSPHVSPFVAVSDLGHLLSRAGFNTLTVDTDEIQVNYPGLFEVMEDLQGSQDSELISRSPLASQSQRFVICLLYGRK
- the NDUFAF5 gene encoding arginine-hydroxylase NDUFAF5, mitochondrial isoform X1, whose protein sequence is MFGGDTLYELRCSLQLAELEREGGFSPHVSPFVAVSDLGHLLSRAGFNTLTVDTDEIQVNYPGLFEVMEDLQGMGESNCSWNRKPLLHRDTMLAAAAIYQEMYGNSDGSVPATFQIFYMIGWKFHESQAKPAQRGSATVSLGDLAKIDKLLHEK